TTGAACCTACAAATAATAAAATTTGTAGTGCATGGCGCACTGCGAAATCAGGCTTCTCACCAAGCAAATTAACTTGAACTAATTTGTGATTAATTAATGTATCCGCCATAAACTAGTCTGCAGCCTCCAGGCTGTGTTTTTTATCGCCCTTGCGCCGTAAGGCAAGACCTAAACTGATTGCCACAGCTGATGAAATCTCTTTAAGAAACTCCGGGTCGAATTGATCGGGAATTTGCACTGCGCGCATCGCATCGATAATCTCACATTTTACGTTGACTTTCTTAGCTAGCGCCTGCCCTAAGCCTTTAGTCATTGCCCCACCACCAGAATAATAAACTGCATCGATCGTATTATCTGTGCCAGATGCACTCCAAAGAAATCCGATCTGACGCTGAATTTCACTAGAGATGTGCTCTGTTGTGCGTTCAATAATTTCCTGCACCTGTCCAGCATCAACACCTTCTTTAATCTGACCGATTTTAGCTTGGTCAGCTTCTGCTGCCGATAAAGATAAGGTCTCACAAAGCGCGTCCGTATATAAACGTGAGCCAACTGAGGCATCTCCACTAATTAACACGTCACCGTTAGAAATTAGCGTGACACTGGTAAATTTTGCGCCAATATCAACAAGGGAAATAGTCTGATTATTACATTCTGGATAGCTAATGATAAACATATTAGCCAAAGCAAAAGCATCCACATCGGCAATCACTGGCTCAAGTCCAGCAAGTTCAATTGCCTGAGTGTAACCACTAATTATATCCGTCTTCACCGCGACAAGTAAGACATCCATTGTGCCATTAGATTTTGTCTGCACAACTTGATAGTCCAAACGCACGGCATCAAGGTTATGTGGAATATAATTCTGCGCTTCAAAGGTCATTGCGTCTTGAAGCTGCTTTAAATTATGAGCGCTAACATTGATACGCTTGGTAAATACCGCCGGGCTAGGAATGGCAAAAGTTGCGCGCGTTGCAGTAATGCCGTTAGCTTCGATAATTGAACGAATTACCAGTGCAATATCTTCCGGCTTTGAAACAACGTTATTCTTTACGGCACTTGCCGGCGTAGGTTGTAAGCCTGCATTTTTTAAGATTGGCTTCTCACCACCGAGTTCAATTTCAACTACTTTTGTTGTGCTCGTACCAATATCGATGCCAACATAATCATTAGTAGTGCCACCTTTTCCCAGAGCAGATTTAATCAGTTTAGCAATCACAAATAATTCTCTTAATAAATGGTTTTAATTCGACCCAAATGTTGAGCTAGACTAGCATTGAATCTTATTAATAGTTAAGGCCTTTTTACATAGAATATATTGTCGGGCACTGCTCGATCTAACTTTAGGTTCCTTTAATGACTGTTCAAGCTAGGATATTTGCTGAATTTTTCAGTCTTGAGGTAGGTTATTAAATAGTGCCTAAGCCTAGATATTAGTTTTATTAATACAGATCATGACCATAACAGACAGTGCAACTCTGCAGCCAGCAAATCCCGATCAAATCTGTCTTGTAGCAATTCCTGGAATTAGTATTGAACTTTCTTATCGTGTCGACAGTTTAGAAAGCATCCCTGCAGTTGGATCAGAAGTATTAGTTGAAGTTGGAAGAAGCAAACGCCGCGGCTGGATAATTGGCTATCAAAATAAGTCGGAAATAGTAGACTTTTCCAAAAAAAAGAAAGTCGACCATCAAATTGCACTTTTCCCTGGAAATAACTTTGAATCAAAAACAAAGCATCAATCCGATTTAAAACCGGTCCTCAAATTTAAACCCGCTTGCCTACAATCACAAACACAACTGTTCCAATGGATGAGTGAATACTATGGTGTAACACTTGCAGAAATCTATGACACGGCCTTACCCCAACGTGTAAAAATCCCAAAAACATTTTTTCAAGTGCAAATTACAACGACAGGGAAAAAATTTCTTGAAGATCAATCCGCTTTTGAAAAATTTTCAAAGCGTTCGCCAGCACAAGCACAACTGTTAACTCAACTTGCTGCTAGGAAAACTCCACTCGATCAAACTGTCT
Above is a window of bacterium DNA encoding:
- the pilM gene encoding type IV pilus assembly protein PilM, which gives rise to MIAKLIKSALGKGGTTNDYVGIDIGTSTTKVVEIELGGEKPILKNAGLQPTPASAVKNNVVSKPEDIALVIRSIIEANGITATRATFAIPSPAVFTKRINVSAHNLKQLQDAMTFEAQNYIPHNLDAVRLDYQVVQTKSNGTMDVLLVAVKTDIISGYTQAIELAGLEPVIADVDAFALANMFIISYPECNNQTISLVDIGAKFTSVTLISNGDVLISGDASVGSRLYTDALCETLSLSAAEADQAKIGQIKEGVDAGQVQEIIERTTEHISSEIQRQIGFLWSASGTDNTIDAVYYSGGGAMTKGLGQALAKKVNVKCEIIDAMRAVQIPDQFDPEFLKEISSAVAISLGLALRRKGDKKHSLEAAD